A single region of the Sorghum bicolor cultivar BTx623 chromosome 9, Sorghum_bicolor_NCBIv3, whole genome shotgun sequence genome encodes:
- the LOC8063598 gene encoding splicing factor U2af small subunit B, protein MAEHLASIFGTEKDRVNCPFYFKIGACRHGDRCSRLHNRPTISPTLVLANMYQRPDMITPGVDAQGQPIDPEKMQEHFEDFYEDIYEELGKFGEIENLNVCDNLADHMIGNVYVQFREEEQAAAAYNALQGRFYSGRPIIVEYSPVTDFREATCRQFEENSCNRGGYCNFMHVKQIGRDLRRKLYGRSASRRYHGRSRSRSPPPQRRGHRDRDDYHHRDRDDYRGGGGGGRGRGSRHDRYDDGAGRGGRHDRYDDGAGRGGRHERYDDGGRRRHGSPPRRARSPVRESSEERRAKIEQWNREREAKQ, encoded by the coding sequence ATGGCGGAGCACTTGGCTTCAATCTTCGGCACTGAGAAGGACAGGGTCAACTGCCCTTTTTACTTCAAGATTGGGGCTTGTCGTCATGGGGATCGCTGCTCTCGTCTGCACAACAGGCCAACTATATCGCCAACTCTTGTGCTTGCTAACATGTATCAGCGCCCTGATATGATAACCCCTGGAGTTGATGCTCAAGGCCAACCAATTGATCCTGAGAAGATGCAGGAGCATTTTGAGGACTTCTATGAGGACATTTATGAGGAGTTGGGAAAGTTTGGTGAGATTGAGAATCTGAATGTCTGTGATAACCTTGCTGACCACATGATTGGGAATGTCTATGTCCAATTCAGGGAGGAAGAACAGGCAGCTGCAGCTTACAATGCTCTTCAGGGTCGCTTTTACTCTGGGCGCCCTATAATTGTTGAGTATTCTCCTGTGACCGACTTCCGTGAAGCAACCTGTAGGCAGTTTGAGGAGAACAGCTGCAACCGTGGTGGCTACTGTAATTTCATGCATGTGAAGCAAATTGGCAGGGATCTCAGGAGGAAGCTGTATGGGCGTTCTGCTTCCAGGAGGTACCATGGGAGAAGCCGAAGCCGAAGCCCCCCACCACAAAGGAGGGGTCATCGTGACCGTGATGACTACCATCACCGTGACCGTGATGATTAccgtggcggcggtggcggtggacgGGGAAGAGGTAGCAGGCATGACAGGTATGATGATGGAGCAGGCAGAGGCGGCAGGCATGACAGGTATGATGATGGAGCAGGCAGAGGTGGCAGGCATGAGAGGTATGATGATGGAGGAAGGCGCAGGCATGGTAGCCCCCCAAGGCGTGCAAGGAGCCCAGTCAGGGAAAGCAGTGAGGAGCGAAGGGCCAAGATTGAGCAGTGGAACCGCGAACGGGAGGCAAAACAGTGA